From the Oleiharenicola lentus genome, one window contains:
- a CDS encoding multidrug efflux RND transporter permease subunit: MNLARPFILRPVATSLLMAALLLSGIMAYRLLPVAALPQVDFPTIQVFTFQPGASPAVTASAITAPLERRFGQIPGLNQMSSASSAGASVITLQFSLDLPMAVAEQEVQAAINAADNLLPNDLPAPPVYRKVNPADTPIVTLAVTSATLPLPEVHDLVDTRIAQKIAQLPGVGLVSLAGGQRPAIRVQVNPGELAARGLNFADIRSAINAASVNAPKGSFDGPVRTILMDANDQLRSVEEFRNLIITWRDGAPLRLGDIARIEQATEDRRLAAWADRLPAVLVNVQRQPGANVIEVVDRVQELLPQLRASLPAAVELAVLTDRTQSIRASVRAVEHELVFAIALVVLVTFMFLRKPAATIIPSIAVPLSLIGTFGVMYLAGYSINILTLMALTIATGFVVDDAIVMLENIARFREEGLSPMEAAIKGAGQIGFTLVSLTVSLVAVLIPLLFMGGVVGRLFHEFAITLAVSILISLVVSLTLTPMMCARMLPSLDPHGQGGFLDRVIDRYGVWLDWVLERQRPMLWVMVGTVALTALLYLVVPKGFFPLQDTGAIQAVTEAPQSVSFSTMAERQQALAGVILADPAVHSLSSFIGVDGTNSTLNSGRMLINLKSHGERDASALEIVDRLRTAARAVPGITLYLQPVQELTIEDRVSRTQFQFTLTSPAADLLEEWAPKFVAHLQERPELADVASDLQNRGLQAFLEIDRDTASRLGVTVSEIDDALYSAFGQRQISTLFTQSSQYRVVLEMDPRLATGPQALEGLYVRGNGNAAVPLASVARVSERSATLLINQIGQFPAVTISFNLGPDASLGAAVEAIEAAAAELELPAAIELRFQGAAHAFRDSLSSTLFLILAAIVTMYLVLGVLYESAIHPITILSTLPSAAVGALLALWITGRPLDMIAIIGIILLIGLVKKNGIMMVDFALEAERGEGLSPREAIRQAALLRFRPILMTTLAALFGALPLMFSTGSGAELRQPLGLVMVGGLLVSQVLTLFTTPVVYLFFDRLARRSQGKGTQAPFPVAAELEKVSL; encoded by the coding sequence ATGAACCTCGCGCGCCCCTTTATCCTGCGTCCGGTCGCCACGAGCCTGCTCATGGCGGCGCTGCTGCTGAGCGGCATCATGGCCTACCGCCTTCTGCCGGTAGCGGCGCTGCCGCAGGTGGATTTTCCGACCATCCAGGTCTTCACTTTCCAGCCCGGCGCGAGCCCGGCCGTCACGGCCAGCGCGATCACTGCGCCGCTGGAGCGCCGCTTCGGCCAGATTCCCGGCCTCAACCAGATGTCGTCGGCCAGTTCGGCCGGAGCGTCGGTCATCACCCTCCAGTTCTCCCTCGATCTGCCGATGGCCGTGGCCGAGCAGGAAGTCCAGGCCGCCATCAACGCCGCCGACAACCTCCTGCCCAACGATCTCCCGGCGCCGCCCGTCTATCGCAAGGTCAACCCCGCCGACACGCCGATCGTCACGCTCGCGGTCACTTCGGCCACGCTGCCGCTGCCCGAGGTGCACGACCTCGTGGACACGCGCATCGCCCAGAAGATCGCGCAGCTGCCCGGCGTCGGACTGGTGAGCCTCGCCGGCGGCCAGCGCCCGGCCATCCGCGTGCAGGTGAACCCCGGGGAGCTGGCCGCGCGCGGGCTCAACTTTGCCGACATCCGTTCCGCGATCAACGCCGCCAGCGTCAACGCGCCGAAGGGCAGCTTCGACGGCCCGGTGCGCACGATCCTCATGGACGCCAACGACCAGCTCCGTTCGGTCGAGGAGTTCCGCAATCTGATCATCACCTGGCGCGACGGTGCGCCGCTGCGCCTGGGCGACATCGCGCGCATCGAGCAGGCCACCGAGGATCGCCGGCTCGCGGCCTGGGCCGACCGCCTGCCGGCCGTGCTGGTCAACGTCCAGCGCCAGCCGGGCGCCAACGTCATCGAGGTCGTGGACCGCGTGCAGGAACTTCTGCCGCAGCTCCGCGCCAGCTTGCCCGCCGCCGTCGAACTCGCCGTGCTCACCGACCGCACGCAGAGCATCCGCGCCTCCGTGCGCGCCGTGGAGCACGAGCTGGTGTTCGCCATCGCGCTGGTCGTGCTCGTGACGTTCATGTTTCTCCGCAAGCCCGCCGCCACGATCATCCCGAGCATCGCCGTGCCGCTCTCGCTCATCGGCACCTTCGGCGTAATGTACCTCGCCGGCTACTCGATCAACATCCTCACGCTGATGGCGCTGACCATCGCCACGGGCTTCGTGGTGGATGACGCCATCGTGATGCTGGAAAACATCGCGCGCTTCCGCGAGGAGGGCCTTTCCCCGATGGAGGCGGCGATCAAGGGCGCCGGGCAGATCGGTTTCACGCTGGTATCGCTGACGGTCTCGCTCGTGGCCGTGCTCATCCCGCTGCTCTTCATGGGCGGGGTGGTGGGGCGGCTGTTCCACGAGTTCGCCATCACGCTGGCCGTCTCGATCCTGATCTCGCTCGTCGTCTCGCTCACGCTCACGCCGATGATGTGCGCCCGCATGCTGCCGTCGCTCGATCCGCACGGACAGGGCGGGTTTCTCGACCGGGTCATCGACCGCTATGGCGTGTGGCTCGACTGGGTGCTGGAACGCCAGCGGCCCATGCTCTGGGTGATGGTCGGAACCGTCGCGCTCACCGCGCTGCTCTATCTCGTCGTGCCGAAGGGCTTTTTCCCGTTGCAGGACACCGGCGCGATCCAGGCGGTGACCGAGGCGCCGCAATCCGTGTCGTTCAGCACGATGGCCGAGCGCCAGCAGGCGCTGGCCGGGGTGATCCTGGCCGACCCGGCGGTCCACAGTCTCTCGTCGTTCATCGGCGTGGACGGCACCAACTCCACGCTCAACAGCGGACGCATGCTCATCAACCTGAAGTCCCACGGCGAACGCGATGCCTCGGCGCTGGAGATCGTGGACCGTCTGCGCACCGCCGCGCGCGCGGTGCCGGGCATCACGCTCTATCTGCAGCCCGTGCAGGAGCTGACCATCGAGGACCGGGTGAGCCGCACGCAGTTCCAGTTCACGCTGACCTCGCCCGCCGCCGACCTGCTCGAGGAGTGGGCGCCGAAGTTTGTCGCCCACCTGCAGGAGCGGCCCGAACTGGCCGACGTCGCCAGCGATCTCCAGAACCGCGGCCTCCAGGCCTTCCTCGAAATCGACCGCGACACCGCCAGCCGCCTCGGCGTAACCGTGTCGGAGATCGACGACGCCCTCTACAGCGCCTTCGGGCAACGGCAGATTTCCACGCTGTTCACGCAGTCCAGCCAGTATCGCGTGGTGCTGGAGATGGACCCGCGGCTCGCCACCGGTCCGCAGGCCCTCGAGGGCCTCTACGTGCGCGGCAACGGCAACGCCGCCGTGCCACTGGCCAGCGTGGCCCGGGTGAGCGAGCGCTCCGCCACGCTCCTCATCAACCAGATCGGCCAGTTCCCGGCCGTGACGATCTCCTTCAACCTCGGGCCCGATGCCTCGCTCGGCGCGGCGGTCGAGGCCATCGAGGCGGCGGCGGCCGAGTTGGAGCTGCCCGCGGCGATCGAGCTGCGGTTCCAGGGCGCGGCGCACGCCTTCCGTGATTCGCTCTCGAGCACGCTCTTCCTCATCCTCGCGGCGATCGTGACCATGTATCTCGTGCTGGGCGTGCTCTACGAGAGCGCCATCCACCCGATCACCATCCTGTCGACGCTGCCCTCGGCGGCGGTCGGCGCGCTGCTGGCACTGTGGATCACCGGCCGGCCCCTGGACATGATCGCGATCATCGGAATCATCCTGCTCATCGGCCTCGTGAAGAAAAACGGCATCATGATGGTGGACTTCGCCCTCGAGGCCGAGCGCGGGGAGGGTCTCTCGCCGCGCGAGGCGATCCGGCAGGCGGCGCTGCTGCGGTTCCGGCCGATTCTCATGACCACGCTCGCCGCGCTGTTCGGGGCGTTGCCGCTCATGTTCTCGACCGGCTCGGGCGCCGAGCTTCGCCAGCCGCTCGGCCTCGTCATGGTGGGCGGCCTGCTGGTCAGCCAGGTGCTCACGCTCTTCACGACGCCGGTGGTGTATCTGTTCTTCGACCGCCTGGCCCGCCGTTCGCAGGGCAAGGGCACGCAGGCGCCATTCCCGGTGGCGGCGGAATTGGAGAAGGTGTCGTTATGA
- a CDS encoding MdtA/MuxA family multidrug efflux RND transporter periplasmic adaptor subunit yields MSDKHPSSRRRWVLYVVIALVIAAGVWHFSSREKPTGNRWGPNPAWAGTSNSPAMPVRVVKAERRNLGIHLKAIGTVTPFNTVTVRSRVDGQLLKVAFDEGQQVEAGQLLAEIDPEPYRIALAQVEGRQQQNIAQLETARADLERFRQLYEKSLVTSQQMEAQQALVRQREGALAADKAAADDARLELTYTRIEAPISGRLGLRRVDAGNLVRANDTNGLVVITQTKPISVMFTVPEVDLAKVLEPMRAGEKLVAEAWDRSEQNLLATGVLTTVDNQIDLATGTVRLKAEFANADERLFPNQFVNVRLRVRTLADAVVIPAAAVQFGSRGTYVFVVNDKNQSTVREITLGPAEGQEQVVLSGLTPGEPVVLEGIDRLREGRNVVIVEDGVAVTPPPGPPPAGKKRKE; encoded by the coding sequence ATGTCCGATAAACACCCGTCATCCCGGCGCCGCTGGGTCCTCTACGTCGTCATTGCTTTGGTCATCGCTGCCGGCGTCTGGCATTTCAGCTCCCGCGAAAAACCGACCGGGAACCGTTGGGGCCCGAACCCGGCGTGGGCCGGCACGTCCAATTCCCCGGCCATGCCCGTGCGGGTCGTCAAGGCCGAGCGCCGCAACCTCGGCATTCACCTCAAGGCCATCGGCACGGTCACGCCCTTCAACACCGTCACCGTCCGCAGCCGCGTGGACGGCCAGTTGCTGAAGGTCGCGTTCGACGAAGGCCAACAGGTCGAGGCCGGACAATTGCTGGCCGAGATCGACCCGGAGCCCTACCGCATCGCGCTGGCGCAGGTCGAGGGCCGCCAGCAGCAGAACATCGCCCAGCTCGAAACCGCCCGCGCCGACCTTGAGCGCTTCCGCCAGCTCTACGAAAAAAGCCTCGTCACCAGCCAGCAGATGGAGGCGCAGCAAGCCCTGGTCCGCCAGCGCGAGGGCGCTCTCGCCGCCGACAAGGCTGCGGCGGACGACGCACGACTCGAGCTGACCTACACCCGCATCGAGGCACCCATCTCCGGCCGGCTTGGCCTGCGCCGGGTGGACGCCGGCAATCTCGTCCGTGCCAACGACACCAACGGCCTCGTCGTCATCACGCAGACCAAACCGATCTCCGTCATGTTCACCGTGCCCGAGGTGGATCTCGCCAAGGTGCTCGAGCCGATGCGCGCAGGCGAGAAGCTCGTCGCCGAGGCGTGGGACCGCAGCGAACAGAACCTCCTCGCCACCGGCGTGCTCACCACCGTGGACAACCAGATTGACCTCGCGACCGGCACCGTCCGCCTGAAGGCCGAGTTCGCCAACGCCGACGAGCGACTTTTTCCGAACCAGTTCGTCAACGTCCGCCTGCGCGTGCGCACGCTGGCCGACGCGGTGGTGATCCCCGCGGCCGCCGTGCAGTTCGGCTCCCGCGGCACCTACGTGTTTGTCGTGAACGACAAAAACCAGTCCACCGTGCGGGAGATCACGCTCGGGCCCGCCGAGGGCCAGGAACAGGTCGTGCTGAGCGGCCTGACGCCGGGCGAGCCGGTCGTGCTCGAGGGCATCGACCGGCTGCGCGAGGGCCGCAACGTGGTGATCGTCGAGGACGGCGTGGCCGTCACGCCGCCCCCGGGCCCGCCGCCCGCCGGAAAGAAAAGGAAGGAGTAA
- a CDS encoding DUF4097 family beta strand repeat-containing protein, giving the protein MNTTLLRPASLALALLLGATDASAKVTEKFSQTYPLDATGSIHLENVNGSVEIVAWDKNEVALEAEKSARTDEGLARIQLRIDSNNRRLTVKTELEKKWKFWDNMNAQVHYKLMVPAGASLDRIEVVNANITVTGVKGSVALGAVNGGIEAEGLSGDGEFETVNGSIRVAYSTLPAAGKLSLDTVNGSCKLTLPKDAAFDLDADTVNGRITCDFPITLQNSGKRELRGPVNGGGARVNLESVNGGLTVSSAK; this is encoded by the coding sequence ATGAACACCACCCTGCTCCGTCCTGCCAGTCTGGCCCTCGCGTTGCTGCTCGGCGCCACCGATGCCTCCGCCAAGGTCACCGAAAAGTTTTCCCAGACCTACCCGCTCGACGCCACCGGCTCCATCCACCTCGAAAACGTCAATGGCTCGGTCGAGATCGTAGCCTGGGACAAGAACGAGGTTGCCCTTGAGGCCGAAAAATCGGCCCGCACGGACGAAGGCCTCGCCCGCATTCAGCTGCGCATCGACTCCAACAACCGTCGTCTCACGGTGAAAACCGAGTTGGAGAAAAAGTGGAAGTTTTGGGACAACATGAACGCCCAAGTCCACTACAAGCTCATGGTCCCGGCCGGTGCATCGCTCGACAGGATCGAGGTTGTGAACGCCAACATCACGGTCACGGGCGTGAAGGGCTCCGTCGCACTCGGGGCCGTCAACGGCGGCATCGAGGCCGAGGGGCTGAGCGGCGACGGCGAATTTGAGACCGTCAACGGCTCCATCCGCGTCGCCTACTCCACGCTGCCCGCCGCCGGCAAGCTCTCGCTCGATACGGTCAACGGCTCCTGCAAACTCACGCTGCCCAAGGACGCCGCGTTCGACCTCGACGCCGACACCGTCAACGGACGCATCACCTGTGATTTCCCGATCACCCTCCAAAATTCCGGCAAGCGCGAACTGCGCGGCCCCGTGAACGGTGGCGGCGCGCGCGTCAACCTCGAGTCCGTCAACGGTGGCCTGACCGTGAGCAGCGCGAAATAA
- the cysS gene encoding cysteine--tRNA ligase: MPIQLYDSLERKLKPLAPSHPDGVYRFYNCGPTVYAPAHIGNFRTFVVNDVLRRLLELEFPGKVKHVRNLTDVDDKTIKRARDEGRSLAEVTQQWTDKFHADCDALNCLRPHVEPTATGHIKEQVDMIDVLMKKGNAYRAADGSVYFKVSSFDGYGRLSRVKERELQVGSALSHKSQAVDADEKEDATDFALWKAHKAEDGANSWDSPWGPGRPGWHIECSAMSKKHLGDTIDLHTGGEDLLFPHHENEIAQSECCNGALFAHHWYHSKHLLVDGAKMSKSLGNLYTLDDLKAKGFSPMALRYALLAGHPRKQLNFTLDGLHAAESALKTLREFRASLPHAGAAHKTFGHVLSELHNDLNTPGAFGAIFTIINRKSGEVDLESFDRVMFALGLDLKPVEAIKTDVPAAITALADKRWAAKTAKDWAAADALRKEITAAGWNMKDAKDGYTLEPLKK, from the coding sequence ATGCCCATCCAACTCTACGACTCGCTCGAGCGAAAGCTGAAGCCCCTCGCCCCCAGCCATCCGGATGGCGTCTATCGGTTCTATAACTGCGGGCCGACCGTCTATGCCCCGGCGCACATCGGCAACTTCCGCACCTTCGTCGTCAACGACGTCCTGCGCCGCCTGCTGGAGCTGGAATTTCCCGGCAAGGTGAAGCACGTGCGCAACCTCACCGACGTGGACGACAAGACCATCAAGCGCGCCCGCGACGAAGGGCGTTCGCTTGCCGAGGTCACGCAGCAGTGGACCGACAAATTTCATGCCGACTGCGACGCCCTGAACTGCCTGCGCCCCCACGTCGAACCCACCGCCACCGGCCACATCAAAGAGCAGGTGGATATGATCGACGTGCTCATGAAAAAGGGCAACGCCTACCGCGCCGCCGATGGGTCCGTGTATTTCAAGGTCTCGTCCTTCGACGGCTACGGCCGTCTGTCCCGCGTGAAGGAGCGCGAACTCCAGGTCGGTTCCGCCCTGTCCCACAAGTCGCAGGCCGTCGATGCCGACGAGAAAGAGGACGCCACCGACTTCGCCCTCTGGAAGGCGCACAAGGCCGAGGACGGCGCCAACTCCTGGGACAGCCCCTGGGGTCCCGGCCGGCCCGGCTGGCACATCGAGTGCAGCGCGATGAGCAAGAAGCACCTTGGCGACACCATCGACCTCCATACCGGCGGCGAGGATCTGCTCTTCCCCCACCACGAAAACGAGATCGCCCAGAGCGAATGCTGCAACGGCGCGCTATTCGCCCACCACTGGTATCACAGCAAGCACCTGCTCGTGGACGGCGCGAAGATGAGCAAGAGCCTCGGCAACCTCTACACACTCGATGACCTCAAGGCGAAGGGCTTCAGCCCGATGGCGCTGCGCTATGCCCTGCTCGCGGGACACCCGCGGAAGCAGCTCAACTTCACCCTCGACGGCCTGCATGCAGCGGAGAGTGCGCTGAAGACCCTGCGTGAGTTTCGCGCCTCCCTGCCCCACGCCGGCGCTGCCCACAAAACCTTCGGGCATGTGCTGAGTGAGTTGCACAACGACCTGAATACGCCCGGCGCATTCGGGGCCATCTTCACGATCATCAATCGCAAGTCCGGCGAAGTGGACCTTGAGTCATTCGACCGTGTGATGTTCGCCCTCGGGCTCGATCTGAAGCCCGTCGAAGCCATTAAGACCGACGTGCCCGCGGCCATCACCGCCCTCGCCGACAAGCGCTGGGCCGCCAAGACCGCCAAGGACTGGGCCGCCGCCGACGCCCTCCGCAAGGAAATCACCGCCGCCGGCTGGAACATGAAGGACGCCAAGGACGGCTACACGCTGGAGCCGCTGAAGAAATGA
- the thrS gene encoding threonine--tRNA ligase, whose protein sequence is MSMSPLEELRHSCSHVLATAVLRLFPDAKLDIGPPTDTGFYYDIDLDHKLTTEDLAKLEVEMKKIADENQPFLRKEVPRAEAEQIIKSRGQERYKLGRLADIPEGEAISFYQNGEFMDLCAGTHVRYTSKLKAFKLLSIAGAYHRGDETNKQLQRIYGTAFATKEELAAYLTQMEQAKLRDHRKLGKDLKLFHIDEDVGQGLILWTQAGSIIRQELQTFIANELRKQGYSQVFTPHIGRLSLYKTSGHFPYYKESQFPPIVERDFLDQLVNSGCSCAEMANRIEAVSQKFADDVNARTGKETVTKDRILPDDQLIDGFLLKPMNCPHHIKIFASQPHSYRDLPVRLAEFGTVYRWEQSGELNGMTRVRGFTQDDAHLFCTPDQVAQEVLGCLSLVKTVLTTLGMQDYRVRVGLRDPDGKKFAGDPEKWDLAEAACREAAKTLGVPFTEEPGEAAFYGPKIDFVIKDVIGREWQLGTVQVDYVLPVRFGLSYIGADNTAHTPVMIHRAPFGSMERFCGVLIEHFAGDFPLWLAPEQVRLVPISDKVMDYAKATLNEFLAADLRVTLDTHSDKLGAKIRRAEIDKVPYTLVLGQKEAEALSASVRSRAKGDEGVHKVADIIARFKTEVATRALPEKKVVAATPAPKAN, encoded by the coding sequence ATGTCGATGTCTCCGCTCGAAGAACTGCGCCACTCGTGCTCCCACGTTCTGGCCACCGCTGTCCTCCGTCTGTTTCCGGACGCCAAACTCGACATCGGTCCGCCCACGGACACCGGTTTTTACTACGACATCGACCTCGATCACAAGCTGACCACCGAGGATCTCGCCAAGCTCGAAGTCGAGATGAAGAAGATTGCGGACGAGAACCAGCCGTTCCTCCGCAAGGAAGTCCCCCGCGCCGAGGCCGAACAGATCATCAAGTCCCGCGGGCAGGAGCGCTACAAGCTCGGACGCCTCGCCGACATCCCCGAGGGCGAAGCCATTTCGTTCTACCAGAACGGTGAGTTCATGGACCTGTGCGCCGGCACGCACGTCCGTTACACATCCAAGCTGAAGGCCTTCAAGCTGCTCTCCATCGCGGGCGCCTACCACCGCGGTGATGAGACCAACAAGCAGCTCCAGCGCATTTACGGCACCGCCTTCGCCACGAAGGAGGAACTCGCCGCCTACCTCACCCAAATGGAGCAGGCCAAGCTGCGCGACCACCGCAAGCTCGGCAAGGATCTCAAGCTGTTCCACATCGACGAGGACGTCGGCCAGGGCCTCATCCTCTGGACGCAGGCCGGCTCCATCATCCGCCAGGAGCTCCAGACCTTCATCGCCAACGAGCTCCGCAAGCAGGGCTACTCACAGGTCTTCACGCCGCACATCGGCCGCCTCTCGCTCTACAAGACCTCGGGCCACTTTCCTTATTACAAGGAGTCGCAGTTCCCGCCCATCGTGGAGCGCGACTTCCTCGACCAACTCGTGAATTCCGGCTGCTCCTGCGCCGAGATGGCCAACCGCATCGAGGCCGTCTCCCAGAAGTTCGCCGACGACGTCAACGCCCGCACCGGCAAGGAAACGGTCACCAAGGACCGCATCCTCCCCGACGACCAGCTCATCGACGGCTTCCTGCTGAAGCCGATGAACTGCCCGCACCACATCAAGATCTTCGCCTCTCAGCCGCACAGCTACCGCGACCTGCCCGTGCGTCTCGCGGAGTTCGGCACCGTCTATCGCTGGGAACAGTCCGGCGAACTCAACGGCATGACCCGCGTCCGCGGCTTCACCCAGGACGACGCGCACCTCTTCTGCACGCCCGACCAGGTCGCGCAGGAAGTGCTCGGCTGCCTCTCGCTCGTGAAGACCGTGCTCACCACGCTGGGCATGCAGGACTATCGTGTCCGCGTCGGCCTGCGCGATCCCGACGGCAAAAAGTTCGCCGGCGACCCCGAGAAGTGGGACCTCGCCGAAGCCGCGTGCCGCGAGGCCGCGAAGACCCTCGGCGTGCCCTTCACCGAGGAGCCCGGCGAGGCCGCCTTCTACGGCCCGAAGATCGACTTCGTCATCAAGGACGTCATCGGCCGCGAGTGGCAGCTCGGCACCGTTCAGGTGGACTACGTGCTGCCCGTGCGCTTCGGCCTGAGCTACATCGGCGCCGACAACACCGCGCACACGCCCGTCATGATCCACCGCGCGCCCTTCGGCTCGATGGAGCGTTTCTGCGGCGTGCTCATCGAGCACTTCGCCGGCGACTTCCCGCTCTGGCTCGCGCCCGAGCAGGTGCGCCTCGTGCCCATCTCCGACAAGGTCATGGACTACGCCAAGGCCACGCTGAACGAGTTTCTCGCCGCCGACCTGCGCGTTACCCTCGACACCCACTCCGACAAGCTCGGTGCCAAGATCCGCCGCGCCGAGATCGACAAGGTGCCCTACACCCTCGTGCTCGGCCAGAAGGAGGCCGAGGCCCTCAGCGCCTCGGTTCGCTCCCGCGCCAAGGGCGACGAAGGCGTGCACAAGGTCGCCGACATCATCGCCCGCTTCAAAACCGAGGTCGCCACCCGCGCCCTGCCCGAGAAGAAGGTCGTGGCCGCGACCCCGGCCCCCAAGGCAAACTGA
- a CDS encoding tetratricopeptide repeat protein: protein MRYFYTLLLIAGLVLPSLRAQTPITDAEREEFGQFLADCFNEGDMGTLVARMDQNAYLDLIVDGLGLSAAELVGFREGALKGLATTIEKQFGNFTAGRFLRLQDSDRGKRILIRVLSDDGAVNYFGFIAGKSKKGELVWQDCFIFLAGETMGETSRRTVLPLVSQMRKGALGFLKPKEAEYAQAFPMVHKASLQMQGGQLIQAWHTLEPLPEAVKLDRTVIMLRLRIAQGIDEAKYLRVMEEWEKTYPGDQSLDLISIDSELLRKNYAGCLRRIAAVNQRVGGDPYLLLLSANVCIESGDYETARKNARQVLADEPTLYGAYDTLMSIGLRSKNPKETLAVLDEFGERFPTVDVDAQIVHGDEAFADFRQTDEYKAWAEARKAKAEATEAPAAKSD, encoded by the coding sequence ATGCGCTATTTCTACACGCTGCTGCTTATCGCCGGTCTTGTTCTGCCTTCGCTCCGGGCCCAGACTCCCATCACCGATGCTGAGCGCGAAGAGTTCGGGCAGTTTCTGGCCGACTGCTTCAACGAGGGTGACATGGGCACCCTGGTCGCCCGGATGGACCAGAACGCCTACCTCGACCTGATTGTCGATGGCCTCGGCCTCTCGGCGGCGGAGCTGGTGGGATTTCGCGAAGGGGCGCTGAAAGGGCTGGCCACGACGATCGAGAAGCAGTTCGGCAACTTCACCGCCGGCCGGTTTCTGCGTTTGCAGGATTCCGACCGGGGCAAACGCATCCTGATCCGCGTGCTGTCCGACGACGGGGCGGTCAACTATTTCGGCTTCATCGCCGGCAAGTCGAAGAAAGGAGAGCTGGTGTGGCAGGACTGTTTCATCTTTCTCGCGGGCGAAACCATGGGCGAAACCTCGCGCCGGACGGTGCTTCCGCTGGTGAGCCAGATGCGCAAGGGTGCGCTCGGTTTTCTCAAGCCGAAGGAGGCCGAGTATGCCCAGGCGTTTCCGATGGTGCACAAGGCGTCGCTGCAGATGCAGGGCGGCCAGCTGATCCAGGCCTGGCACACGCTGGAGCCGCTGCCCGAGGCCGTGAAACTTGATCGCACCGTGATCATGCTCCGGCTGCGCATCGCGCAGGGGATTGACGAAGCCAAGTACCTGCGGGTCATGGAGGAGTGGGAGAAAACCTATCCCGGCGACCAGAGCCTCGACCTGATTTCCATCGACAGCGAATTGCTCCGCAAAAACTACGCCGGCTGCCTCCGCCGCATCGCGGCCGTGAACCAGCGGGTCGGCGGTGATCCCTACCTCCTGCTGCTGTCCGCCAACGTCTGCATCGAAAGCGGCGATTATGAGACTGCACGCAAGAACGCCCGGCAGGTTCTGGCCGACGAACCGACCCTTTACGGCGCCTACGACACGCTCATGTCCATCGGACTGCGGAGCAAGAACCCGAAGGAAACGCTCGCCGTGCTCGACGAGTTCGGCGAACGCTTCCCCACGGTGGACGTGGACGCGCAGATCGTGCATGGCGACGAGGCCTTCGCAGATTTTCGCCAGACCGACGAATACAAGGCCTGGGCCGAGGCCCGGAAGGCAAAGGCCGAGGCGACTGAAGCGCCCGCGGCGAAATCCGACTGA
- a CDS encoding GNAT family N-acetyltransferase: protein MKAAPWAIRRLTAVSPSELNQLAEVLTRCVEGGASVSFMLPLSRERVAAFWQRVADDVARGARILIVAEDSAGICGTVQLVLDLPENQPHRADLCKMLVHQRARKQGLGAALLAAAEEAARAANRTLLVLDAVSGADGARLYERGGWVRVGEIPRYALYPAGGYCPTTYYYKDLGTR, encoded by the coding sequence ATGAAAGCCGCACCCTGGGCGATCCGCCGGCTGACCGCGGTCAGCCCTTCCGAGTTGAACCAGTTGGCCGAGGTCCTCACCCGTTGCGTCGAGGGCGGCGCCTCGGTCAGCTTCATGCTGCCGCTCTCCCGTGAACGGGTCGCCGCCTTCTGGCAGCGCGTGGCCGACGATGTCGCCCGGGGCGCGCGCATCCTGATCGTGGCGGAGGACTCCGCCGGCATCTGTGGCACCGTGCAGCTGGTGCTCGACCTGCCGGAAAACCAGCCGCATCGCGCCGATCTCTGCAAAATGCTGGTGCATCAACGGGCACGGAAACAGGGCCTCGGCGCCGCCCTGCTCGCCGCTGCCGAGGAGGCCGCCCGCGCCGCCAATCGCACCCTGCTGGTGCTCGACGCCGTTTCAGGGGCCGATGGCGCGCGCCTCTACGAGCGTGGTGGCTGGGTGCGCGTGGGCGAGATCCCCCGCTACGCGCTTTATCCGGCCGGCGGTTACTGCCCGACCACGTATTACTACAAGGATCTCGGCACGCGCTGA
- a CDS encoding tetratricopeptide repeat protein has protein sequence MDAPTELPPWKEELDAIVGARAHGQAAAILPRLQQLDARHPNVAEINYQLAWTCDVLGREAAALPYYEKAVALGLPRNVLAGALLGLGSTLRHLAQFERSASVLRSAQLQFPENREFDVFLALTLHAEGKSGEALRLALEALCDTSEDPGIRAYQRALRHAASRL, from the coding sequence ATGGATGCACCGACCGAACTGCCGCCTTGGAAGGAAGAACTCGACGCCATTGTCGGCGCCCGTGCGCACGGGCAGGCCGCGGCGATTCTGCCGCGCCTGCAGCAGCTCGACGCCCGCCATCCCAACGTCGCCGAGATCAACTACCAGCTTGCGTGGACCTGTGACGTGCTCGGGCGCGAGGCCGCCGCCCTGCCCTACTATGAAAAGGCCGTTGCCCTCGGTTTGCCCAGGAACGTACTTGCCGGCGCACTGCTGGGTCTGGGCTCGACGCTGCGTCACCTTGCCCAATTCGAGCGCTCCGCCTCCGTGTTGCGGTCGGCTCAGCTCCAATTTCCGGAGAACCGGGAGTTTGATGTCTTTCTCGCGCTCACGCTCCACGCCGAGGGCAAATCCGGCGAAGCCCTCCGTCTGGCGCTCGAAGCTCTTTGCGACACGAGCGAGGACCCCGGCATCCGCGCCTACCAGCGCGCTCTGCGGCACGCCGCATCCCGGCTCTGA